In the Mycolicibacter sp. MU0102 genome, one interval contains:
- a CDS encoding SIMPL domain-containing protein translates to MPTHSARMVLRWSMTMALAGVAALAMAGCDAAPGGGTDIPRQVTVVGTGEVQGVPDTLTTEAGIEFVAGDVTSAMNQTSERQQAVIDALVDAGVDRKDISTTQVSLQPQYGNPDSSGSSNITGYRAGNTIRVKVERDSASQVLAVIVRAGGDATRINGVSYSIEDDSALVRGARERAFNDAKDRAEQYAQLSGLRLGQVISISEIAGETPPTPVGMPMPRAMAAAPPVEPGQQTVSFTVTAVWELS, encoded by the coding sequence ATGCCGACACACAGTGCCCGGATGGTTCTCCGCTGGTCCATGACGATGGCGCTGGCCGGCGTGGCCGCCCTCGCGATGGCGGGCTGCGATGCCGCGCCGGGCGGCGGAACAGACATCCCGCGCCAGGTGACCGTGGTGGGCACCGGCGAGGTCCAGGGGGTTCCGGACACGCTGACCACCGAGGCGGGCATCGAGTTCGTCGCCGGAGATGTCACCAGCGCGATGAACCAGACGAGCGAGCGTCAGCAGGCGGTGATCGACGCCCTGGTGGATGCCGGCGTGGATCGCAAGGACATCAGCACCACCCAGGTCAGCCTGCAGCCGCAGTACGGCAATCCCGATTCCAGCGGGTCGTCCAACATCACCGGCTATCGGGCCGGCAACACCATCCGGGTCAAGGTCGAGCGCGATTCCGCCTCCCAGGTGCTGGCGGTGATCGTGCGAGCCGGCGGGGACGCCACCCGGATCAATGGGGTGAGCTACTCCATCGAGGACGATTCGGCGCTGGTGCGCGGCGCCCGGGAGCGGGCCTTCAACGACGCCAAGGACCGCGCCGAGCAGTACGCCCAGCTGTCGGGCCTGCGACTCGGTCAGGTGATCTCGATATCCGAGATCGCCGGCGAGACGCCGCCGACGCCGGTCGGGATGCCGATGCCCCGCGCGATGGCCGCCGCTCCCCCAGTCGAGCCCGGCCAGCAGACCGTGAGCTTCACCGTGACGGCGGTCTGGGAGCTGAGCTAG
- a CDS encoding HNH endonuclease signature motif containing protein, which yields MSRLPTPGSLTEFRAWFLQRHPRTTPESAALVDRVCASARAENRAAAAQLVAIGELFALRLSACGETEQWAVDTEAAVAAEVAAALRISQGLAGSRLHYARAMREQLPQVAEVFKAGDIDMRLFQTMVYRTGLITDPEVLAVVDGQLAAQVTRWPSLTMNRLAAQIDKIVAKADADAVRRRKERQAEREIVFGNFVEGGLSEIQGSLFTTDARAVDKALDALAATVCEHDPRTREQRRADAMGALAARADRLGCRCGRRDCVAGGRAAASPVVIYVIAEQATVDGTGDAPGSLVGSDGLIPPELIAELARSARLVSLVHPGDAPPEPGYVPSKALADFVRCRDMTCRWPGCDRPALDCDLDHTIAYGDGGFTHASNLKCYCRTHHLVKTFWGWRDQQLPDGTVILTSPSGQTYVSTPGSSLLFPHLCAPTGELPTPLRRDNDRCGERTAMMPRRRRTRAQNRAARIATERNQNHKARQARRAAFDTVWFPKVAPGIDPDDPPPF from the coding sequence ATGTCGCGGCTACCTACGCCGGGTTCGTTGACGGAGTTCAGGGCGTGGTTTCTGCAGCGCCACCCGCGCACTACGCCGGAGTCGGCGGCGTTGGTGGATCGGGTTTGTGCGTCGGCGCGGGCGGAGAATCGGGCGGCGGCGGCGCAGTTGGTGGCGATCGGGGAGTTGTTCGCGCTGCGCTTGAGCGCCTGTGGTGAGACCGAGCAGTGGGCGGTCGATACCGAGGCGGCGGTGGCTGCTGAGGTGGCGGCGGCGTTGCGGATCAGTCAGGGGTTGGCGGGCAGTCGGTTGCACTATGCCCGGGCGATGCGTGAGCAGTTGCCGCAGGTGGCGGAGGTGTTCAAGGCCGGCGATATCGATATGCGGTTGTTTCAGACGATGGTGTATCGCACCGGGTTGATCACCGACCCGGAGGTGCTGGCGGTCGTCGATGGGCAGTTGGCGGCGCAGGTGACGCGGTGGCCGTCGCTGACCATGAACCGGTTGGCGGCACAGATCGACAAGATCGTGGCCAAGGCCGACGCTGATGCGGTGCGCCGCCGCAAAGAGCGCCAAGCCGAACGCGAGATCGTGTTCGGGAACTTTGTCGAAGGTGGTCTCTCGGAGATCCAAGGCAGCCTGTTCACCACCGATGCCCGTGCGGTGGACAAGGCGCTGGATGCGCTGGCCGCCACGGTGTGTGAACACGATCCACGCACTCGTGAGCAGCGGCGTGCCGATGCGATGGGGGCGTTGGCTGCCCGCGCGGATCGGTTGGGTTGTCGCTGCGGTCGTCGCGATTGCGTGGCGGGCGGTCGTGCGGCCGCCTCACCGGTGGTGATTTATGTGATCGCCGAGCAGGCCACCGTCGACGGGACTGGTGATGCGCCGGGCTCGTTAGTCGGGTCTGACGGATTGATCCCGCCGGAGTTGATCGCCGAGCTGGCCCGATCGGCCCGGTTGGTGTCGTTGGTGCATCCCGGCGATGCCCCGCCCGAGCCGGGGTATGTGCCCTCGAAAGCATTGGCGGATTTTGTGCGGTGCCGGGATATGACGTGCCGTTGGCCCGGTTGTGACCGCCCGGCCCTGGACTGCGATCTGGACCACACGATTGCCTACGGTGACGGCGGTTTTACGCATGCGTCGAATCTCAAATGCTATTGCCGCACACATCATTTGGTGAAGACGTTTTGGGGCTGGCGAGATCAGCAGCTGCCCGACGGCACGGTGATCCTGACCTCGCCATCGGGGCAGACCTATGTGAGCACCCCGGGCAGTTCCCTGCTGTTCCCGCACTTGTGCGCACCCACCGGGGAATTGCCGACACCACTGCGCCGCGATAACGACCGCTGTGGGGAGCGCACCGCGATGATGCCCCGCCGCCGGCGCACCCGCGCCCAGAACCGCGCGGCCCGCATCGCCACCGAACGCAACCAAAACCACAAAGCCCGCCAAGCCCGACGCGCCGCATTCGACACCGTCTGGTTCCCGAAAGTGGCCCCCGGCATCGACCCCGACGACCCGCCGCCCTTCTAA
- a CDS encoding RND family transporter: MTAAAGPEIASPAPPPPLQAEGSGVATWIRRLAVPIILGWLAIVVVLSTAVPPLEIVGQMRSVPMSPEFAPSVTALKRIGHVFGEYTSDSSAMILLESQQSLGDDAHRYYDALARRLNADTAHVEHVQDFWGDPLTAAGAQSNDGRAAYVQVYLAGNQGETLANESLEAVRKIVAEVEAPPGVRTHVTGPAALAADEQAAGDHSAQVIVALTFLVITAMILLVYRSIGTGLIVLALVFLALAAARGVVAGLAYFHLIGLTTFATNLLVTLAIAAATDYAIVLVGRYQEARTAGEDRETAYHTMFAGTAHVILASGSTIAGATFCLHFTRLPYFQTLGIPLAAGMVVAMLVALTLGPAIITVASRRGLLEPKRAMRIRGWRKIGAVIVRWPAPVLVASTALTLIGLLALPGYRTSYNERRYLPPDLPSTAGYAAAERHFSTARMNPEVLLVETDRDLRDPASFLVIDKIAKRVVREPGISRVQTITRPDGTPLTFSTLPAQLSLQGTLQVLNQGYLRDRMNDFRASAEDLQRGVDAMERMQLVMTEMAATTHSMVDKTHQLASDTAELRNHLADFDDFLRPLRSYLYWDPHCFDIPTCWALRSVFGALDGIDVLSGDIDQVLPDLDRLDALMPQLLRQLPAQIQTLTSTRTTMLTMYSAQNGLLDQTAAMLDNQSAMGTAFNDSKNDDTFYLPPEVFDNQDFKRGLKVFLSPDGHAVRFIVTHDGDPLTPEGITHVDGIKHAAKEAMKGTPLEGSKIYVGGTASVFKDMQEGNNYDLMAVGIAALCLIFIIMLIITRSVIAAAVIVGTVLASLGASFGLSILLWQHIIGLELHFMVMAMSLIILLAVGSDYNLLLVARFKEEINAGLNTGIIRAMGGTGSVVTSAGVVFALTMLSMAVSDLTVVAQIGTTIAIGLLFDTLVIRSFVTPSIAALLGKWFWWPLVGRKQLN; encoded by the coding sequence ATGACAGCCGCTGCTGGCCCTGAGATCGCCTCGCCTGCACCGCCCCCGCCTCTCCAAGCAGAAGGCTCCGGCGTTGCCACATGGATTCGGCGGCTCGCCGTCCCGATCATCCTCGGATGGCTCGCAATCGTCGTCGTCCTCAGCACCGCGGTGCCGCCGCTCGAAATCGTTGGCCAAATGCGCTCGGTGCCCATGAGCCCGGAGTTCGCGCCGTCGGTCACCGCGCTGAAGCGAATCGGCCACGTCTTCGGCGAGTACACCTCCGACAGCTCGGCGATGATCCTCCTCGAGAGCCAACAGTCACTCGGCGACGATGCACACCGCTACTACGACGCTCTTGCCCGCAGGCTCAACGCCGATACCGCCCACGTGGAGCACGTCCAGGATTTCTGGGGTGACCCACTGACTGCGGCCGGCGCGCAGAGCAACGACGGCCGCGCTGCCTACGTGCAGGTCTACCTGGCCGGAAATCAGGGCGAGACGCTGGCGAACGAGTCGCTGGAGGCGGTCCGCAAAATCGTCGCCGAGGTCGAAGCCCCACCGGGAGTACGCACCCATGTCACCGGCCCAGCGGCTCTGGCCGCCGACGAGCAGGCAGCCGGTGACCACAGCGCGCAAGTCATTGTGGCCCTGACCTTCTTGGTCATAACGGCGATGATTCTGTTGGTCTACCGGTCAATAGGCACCGGGCTGATCGTCTTAGCGTTGGTGTTTCTCGCCCTCGCAGCGGCCCGTGGCGTGGTGGCCGGGCTCGCGTACTTCCATCTCATCGGCCTGACCACCTTTGCGACCAACCTGCTGGTCACCTTGGCCATAGCGGCCGCGACCGACTACGCGATCGTTCTGGTCGGCCGCTACCAAGAGGCCAGGACCGCCGGCGAAGACCGCGAAACGGCCTACCACACGATGTTCGCCGGAACGGCGCACGTGATCCTCGCCTCGGGATCGACGATCGCGGGTGCCACGTTCTGTCTGCACTTCACCCGGCTCCCCTACTTTCAGACGCTCGGTATTCCGCTGGCCGCTGGAATGGTCGTCGCCATGCTGGTGGCGTTGACGCTCGGTCCGGCGATCATCACCGTGGCCAGTCGGCGGGGGCTCCTGGAACCCAAGCGCGCCATGCGGATCCGCGGCTGGCGCAAAATCGGCGCGGTGATCGTCCGCTGGCCGGCTCCGGTGTTGGTGGCCAGCACCGCGCTGACCCTGATCGGCCTGCTGGCGCTGCCCGGCTATCGCACCAGCTACAACGAACGCCGCTACCTACCTCCGGATCTTCCCTCCACGGCCGGCTATGCCGCAGCCGAGCGGCACTTCTCCACGGCGCGGATGAATCCCGAGGTCTTGCTGGTGGAGACCGATCGAGACCTGCGCGATCCGGCGAGCTTCCTGGTGATCGACAAGATCGCCAAGAGGGTCGTACGCGAACCGGGGATAAGCCGGGTCCAGACGATCACCCGACCCGATGGCACGCCACTGACGTTCAGCACGCTGCCGGCTCAGCTCAGCCTGCAGGGCACTCTGCAGGTTCTGAATCAGGGCTACCTGCGGGACCGCATGAACGACTTTCGCGCCAGCGCCGAAGATCTGCAGCGCGGCGTCGACGCCATGGAGCGGATGCAGCTGGTGATGACCGAGATGGCCGCCACCACCCACAGCATGGTCGACAAGACGCATCAACTGGCTTCCGACACCGCGGAATTGCGGAATCACCTGGCGGACTTCGACGATTTCCTGCGCCCGCTGCGTAGCTATCTGTACTGGGATCCGCACTGTTTCGACATCCCGACCTGCTGGGCCCTGCGATCGGTCTTCGGTGCCCTCGACGGGATCGACGTGTTGAGCGGCGACATCGACCAGGTGCTGCCCGACCTTGATCGGCTCGACGCACTGATGCCACAGCTGCTCCGGCAGCTGCCGGCGCAGATCCAGACGCTGACGTCGACGCGGACGACGATGCTCACCATGTATTCCGCCCAGAACGGCCTGCTGGATCAGACCGCGGCGATGCTGGACAACCAGTCCGCTATGGGCACGGCGTTCAACGACTCGAAGAACGACGACACGTTTTATCTGCCACCGGAGGTCTTCGACAACCAGGACTTCAAACGCGGCTTGAAGGTGTTTCTGTCACCGGACGGCCACGCCGTTCGGTTCATCGTCACTCACGACGGCGATCCCCTTACCCCCGAAGGGATCACACATGTCGACGGCATTAAGCACGCAGCCAAGGAGGCCATGAAAGGCACTCCGCTGGAAGGTTCGAAGATCTACGTCGGCGGTACGGCGTCGGTATTCAAGGACATGCAGGAGGGCAACAACTATGACCTCATGGCCGTCGGTATAGCCGCACTGTGTCTGATCTTCATCATCATGCTGATCATCACCCGCAGCGTGATCGCCGCCGCGGTGATCGTCGGCACCGTGCTGGCGTCGCTGGGGGCGTCGTTTGGTTTATCGATCTTGTTGTGGCAGCACATTATCGGTTTGGAGCTGCACTTTATGGTGATGGCGATGTCGCTGATCATCCTGCTGGCCGTCGGCTCGGACTACAACCTGCTGCTGGTCGCCAGGTTCAAAGAAGAGATCAACGCCGGGCTGAACACCGGAATCATTCGAGCGATGGGCGGCACAGGTTCGGTGGTGACCTCGGCCGGAGTGGTGTTCGCCCTGACGATGCTGTCGATGGCGGTCAGTGATCTGACCGTGGTGGCACAGATCGGCACCACCATCGCTATCGGCCTGCTGTTCGACACTCTGGTTATTCGCTCATTTGTGACGCCCTCGATTGCCGCGCTGCTCGGCAAGTGGTTCTGGTGGCCCCTGGTGGGTCGAAAGCAGTTGAATTGA
- the gjpA gene encoding outer membrane porin GjpA, whose translation MAGGTALAVSGLIAVNPVMPALPVSAMPSVQLTASLDLIGPWVDVFNTASANATEIFDAIKDADFGFPSSLQEAFAAVTFLGVDIATPEGSELAAQTLDWSHLWGLQYLAGMDMGMGVVPVEAAEPAATILTLLSSPLSSVLMGLIGPLLSPGVELINSVGSIVDSIGDSDFEAALQGLLATPANMVGAFFNGATLNLDALVPLLNDALQVPEGNAVLGASFDFGGLLSPGVTDSGSIGGSIYNSLGLDLQMVGMGMPYSAPGEGVGLIASLVSLVEMFAGGMS comes from the coding sequence ATGGCCGGGGGAACTGCCCTGGCCGTTTCCGGGTTGATCGCGGTAAACCCAGTGATGCCAGCGCTTCCCGTCTCGGCGATGCCGTCAGTGCAGCTCACTGCGTCACTCGACCTGATCGGACCCTGGGTTGATGTTTTCAACACCGCGTCTGCCAACGCCACTGAGATTTTCGACGCGATCAAAGATGCTGACTTCGGGTTCCCCAGTTCTCTGCAAGAGGCTTTTGCCGCGGTGACCTTCCTCGGTGTCGACATCGCCACCCCTGAGGGCTCGGAATTGGCGGCACAAACTCTGGACTGGAGCCATCTCTGGGGTCTGCAGTATCTGGCCGGGATGGACATGGGTATGGGGGTCGTGCCGGTAGAAGCCGCCGAGCCCGCGGCCACAATTCTGACGCTCTTGTCGTCACCGTTGAGCAGCGTCCTGATGGGACTGATCGGCCCGCTGCTGAGCCCCGGGGTGGAGCTGATCAACAGCGTCGGGTCGATCGTCGACAGTATTGGTGACAGCGATTTTGAGGCGGCGCTGCAAGGGCTTCTGGCCACGCCCGCGAACATGGTCGGTGCGTTCTTCAACGGCGCCACCTTGAATTTGGATGCGTTGGTGCCGTTGTTGAACGATGCTTTGCAGGTCCCGGAAGGCAACGCGGTCCTCGGCGCCAGCTTCGATTTCGGCGGTCTTCTCTCACCCGGAGTAACAGATTCCGGCAGCATCGGTGGTTCGATCTATAACTCGCTCGGTCTCGACCTGCAGATGGTAGGGATGGGAATGCCGTACTCGGCCCCGGGCGAGGGTGTTGGTCTCATCGCGTCGTTGGTCAGTCTCGTCGAGATGTTTGCGGGCGGGATGAGCTGA
- a CDS encoding class I SAM-dependent methyltransferase, translating into MPVIDARHLEGISETALLTLYQRAAEAERPDGVIDDTLAIELRNKLDYDYADFGRTHQATAMRALVFDQATREYLAVHPCATVVALAEGLQTSFWRVDNGQLSWLSVDLEPITRLRQRLLPNSDRLRYCAQSALDYSWMDEVDDSAGVFITVEGLLQYLDREAVFALFAACAERFPGGRMIFDSVPKLLSAYSCRRGFKLSANYTAPPMPFWFTANDYDELRAVPGVRAVSELGMPRGRGTVLGRAVPLIYRMRSLRRFRAPTTLVEFG; encoded by the coding sequence GTGCCAGTCATTGACGCCCGCCATCTCGAGGGGATATCGGAGACCGCGCTACTCACCTTGTATCAGCGGGCAGCCGAGGCGGAGCGGCCCGACGGTGTGATCGACGACACGTTGGCAATCGAGTTGCGCAACAAACTTGATTACGATTACGCCGACTTCGGCAGGACCCACCAGGCCACCGCGATGCGGGCCCTGGTGTTCGACCAGGCCACGCGGGAGTACTTGGCCGTGCATCCGTGCGCGACCGTGGTCGCCCTTGCGGAGGGTTTGCAGACAAGCTTCTGGCGGGTCGACAACGGCCAGTTGAGCTGGCTTTCGGTGGATTTGGAACCTATCACGCGACTGCGTCAGCGGTTACTGCCGAACTCAGATCGGCTGCGGTACTGTGCCCAGTCGGCACTCGACTACTCGTGGATGGACGAGGTCGACGACTCCGCTGGGGTGTTCATCACTGTCGAGGGGTTGCTGCAATACCTGGATCGCGAAGCGGTGTTCGCACTGTTCGCCGCCTGCGCAGAGCGGTTTCCCGGCGGCCGGATGATCTTCGACAGTGTCCCGAAGTTGTTGAGTGCGTACTCGTGCCGCCGAGGTTTCAAGCTCAGCGCGAACTACACCGCGCCGCCAATGCCGTTCTGGTTCACGGCGAACGACTATGACGAGCTGCGTGCGGTGCCCGGGGTTCGTGCGGTATCGGAATTGGGCATGCCGCGCGGGCGGGGCACGGTACTAGGAAGAGCTGTTCCGTTGATCTACCGCATGCGTAGCTTGAGACGATTTCGGGCGCCGACCACTCTCGTCGAGTTCGGCTGA
- a CDS encoding PPE family protein, protein MPPETHSVMLAAGPGPGPLLAAAAQWQQLSVIYDDTAAELTQVLAAVQTGHWQGPTATAYLSAHTPYLTWLEQAAADAATTAAQHQTAASAYSAAVAAMPSLEELAANHTIHAVLLATNFFGVNTVPIAANEADYTRMWVEAAETMSVYQGTATAAVAATPQIRPAPPIVSSPAKATSPEGVGDGNWLQALTRLVTELLNNAGNVEELLRIFEDFFKNLGFNPVIAAFLAAVALIAYDVLWYPYYASYGLLLLPFFAPALSALSALKLLPLLNGQQIPTDQGPDIVAPLAGQGSLDIPVATIVAPPAAAGSSAGLGGTASASGPSTPVVPSADGVAALISYVVSGWGPPGVETGPKDDMAASNSAAVSSRATSPRVIAADARSRRSRRSRGRVRMHGNRYEFLQAGEGAIVAADSDAGPAERPAAIAAVVASTRAAGLTGHADEIRRVPMLPTSWCASDEVEQLTQPMKEGTE, encoded by the coding sequence ATGCCTCCGGAGACACACTCCGTTATGCTCGCGGCTGGCCCAGGGCCAGGACCTCTGTTGGCAGCCGCCGCGCAATGGCAGCAGCTCAGTGTCATCTACGACGACACCGCCGCTGAATTGACGCAGGTACTGGCTGCGGTGCAGACCGGCCACTGGCAGGGCCCCACCGCGACGGCGTATCTGTCCGCGCACACGCCGTACCTGACCTGGTTGGAACAGGCGGCCGCTGACGCTGCCACGACCGCCGCACAACACCAGACGGCTGCCTCCGCATATAGCGCCGCAGTGGCCGCGATGCCCAGTCTCGAAGAACTGGCCGCCAACCATACGATCCACGCGGTGCTACTCGCCACGAACTTCTTCGGAGTGAACACCGTCCCGATTGCCGCCAACGAGGCCGACTACACCCGGATGTGGGTGGAGGCCGCCGAGACCATGTCCGTATATCAGGGCACCGCCACCGCAGCCGTCGCAGCGACCCCGCAGATCCGCCCCGCTCCACCCATCGTCTCCAGCCCCGCCAAAGCGACCTCCCCAGAAGGCGTTGGAGACGGCAATTGGCTGCAAGCACTTACCCGCCTCGTCACTGAGCTTCTCAACAATGCCGGCAATGTCGAAGAGCTGTTGCGCATCTTCGAGGACTTCTTCAAAAACCTAGGCTTCAACCCGGTGATCGCTGCCTTCCTGGCGGCGGTCGCGTTGATCGCGTACGACGTGTTGTGGTACCCCTACTACGCGTCATACGGCCTGTTGCTGTTGCCGTTCTTCGCTCCCGCGCTCAGCGCGCTGAGCGCCTTGAAGTTGCTACCGCTGCTGAACGGCCAACAGATCCCGACGGATCAAGGACCAGACATCGTCGCCCCGTTAGCTGGTCAAGGAAGCTTGGACATTCCAGTCGCGACGATTGTGGCACCGCCCGCTGCGGCCGGCTCCTCGGCTGGCTTGGGCGGCACCGCCAGTGCATCAGGACCGAGCACACCCGTCGTCCCGAGCGCCGACGGCGTTGCCGCGCTGATCTCCTATGTCGTCTCCGGCTGGGGACCACCCGGCGTCGAGACCGGCCCCAAAGACGATATGGCTGCCTCCAACAGCGCCGCGGTATCCAGCCGTGCAACCTCTCCGCGGGTCATCGCCGCTGATGCCCGCAGCCGACGCAGTCGACGCAGCAGAGGCCGGGTTCGTATGCACGGCAACCGTTACGAATTCCTCCAGGCTGGCGAAGGCGCGATCGTAGCCGCGGACTCCGATGCCGGCCCCGCCGAACGACCCGCGGCCATCGCAGCAGTGGTCGCCTCCACCCGCGCCGCTGGACTCACAGGGCACGCTGACGAAATCCGGCGAGTACCGATGTTGCCCACCAGCTGGTGCGCCTCCGACGAGGTAGAGCAACTGACACAACCGATGAAGGAGGGAACGGAATAA
- a CDS encoding TauD/TfdA dioxygenase family protein, translated as MTLTVRGTGLGAEITGVDPNDLSAITSDEIREIVYANKLVILKGVHPSPEQYLQLGRIVGDIVPYYESMYHHHEFPEIFVSSTEEHQGVPRTGAFWHIDYMFMPEPFAFSMVLPLTVPGPDRGTYFIDLNRAWESVPGALQNAARGTLSTHDPRRHIKIRPDDVYRPIGEVWDEITRTTPPIKWPTVIRHPKTGEEILYICASGTTRIEGQDGRVLDPELLQQLMSATGQLDPDFTHPFIHTQHYEVGDIILWDNRVLMHRAKHGSSEGTLTTYRLTMLDGHQTPGYAA; from the coding sequence ATGACGCTCACCGTCAGAGGCACCGGCCTTGGAGCGGAGATCACCGGGGTCGACCCGAACGATCTGAGCGCCATCACCAGCGACGAAATTCGCGAGATCGTATACGCCAACAAGCTCGTCATCCTCAAAGGCGTTCACCCCTCGCCGGAGCAGTACTTGCAGCTGGGCAGGATCGTCGGCGACATCGTGCCCTATTACGAATCCATGTACCACCATCACGAGTTTCCGGAGATCTTCGTATCTTCCACCGAGGAACACCAGGGCGTTCCGCGAACCGGCGCGTTCTGGCACATCGACTACATGTTCATGCCCGAGCCGTTCGCCTTCTCGATGGTGTTACCCCTGACCGTTCCCGGACCCGACCGGGGAACCTACTTCATCGACCTCAACCGGGCCTGGGAGTCGGTACCCGGCGCTTTGCAGAACGCCGCCCGAGGAACGTTGAGCACTCATGATCCCCGGCGGCACATTAAGATCCGCCCCGACGACGTATACCGGCCGATCGGGGAAGTGTGGGACGAAATTACCCGGACCACACCACCCATCAAATGGCCGACCGTAATCCGGCATCCGAAGACCGGCGAAGAGATTTTGTATATCTGCGCGTCGGGGACCACTCGAATCGAAGGCCAGGACGGTCGGGTGCTCGATCCAGAGTTACTGCAACAGCTCATGTCGGCGACCGGGCAACTGGATCCGGATTTCACACATCCCTTTATCCACACACAACACTACGAGGTCGGAGATATCATCTTGTGGGACAACCGAGTTCTGATGCATCGCGCCAAGCACGGCAGCTCTGAAGGAACTTTGACCACGTATCGACTGACCATGCTCGACGGCCACCAGACCCCGGGATACGCAGCATGA
- a CDS encoding FcoT family thioesterase, translating to MSVTTSSHPALGDAAPIAEDVLATVLEPYTYKGCRYLVDAVSQADTDSVLAQGNFSIAESAYIRSTGHFNAVELVLCFNQLAYSAFAPAIGGGIIPAFRGWGLEDYCKHQLSSMFIRNSSSRFKRPIDANKFSARLECRNFEIVQRTVRYLRVPCAIEFWDDHGGSAFGEFELAALNIPG from the coding sequence ATGAGCGTCACCACTTCATCTCATCCCGCACTAGGCGATGCGGCACCGATCGCCGAGGACGTGCTGGCCACCGTACTAGAGCCTTATACCTATAAGGGTTGCCGATACCTGGTCGATGCGGTGTCGCAAGCGGACACTGATTCTGTTCTAGCTCAGGGTAACTTCTCGATCGCCGAGTCTGCCTACATCCGTAGCACTGGACATTTCAATGCGGTCGAGTTGGTGCTGTGCTTCAATCAGCTCGCTTACAGCGCTTTTGCGCCGGCCATCGGCGGTGGCATCATTCCGGCCTTTCGCGGCTGGGGGCTCGAAGACTATTGCAAGCACCAACTCTCCAGCATGTTCATCAGAAACTCATCGTCACGGTTCAAACGGCCGATCGACGCCAACAAGTTCAGCGCCCGGCTTGAATGCCGAAACTTCGAGATCGTGCAACGCACGGTGCGCTATCTGCGCGTGCCGTGCGCTATCGAGTTCTGGGACGACCACGGCGGCTCGGCCTTCGGCGAGTTCGAACTCGCCGCTCTGAACATCCCCGGCTGA